Within the Bacteroidota bacterium genome, the region AGAGCCTTTTTCGTGACCGAAGAGTTCGCTTTCCATCAAATCGCGGGGTATGGAGGCACAGTTTACTACAACAAAAGGGTAGGATTTTCTGATGCCGTTGTAATGAATTGCTTTGGCAATAAGTTCCTTCCCCGTACCGCTTTCACCATGGATAAGCACGGTGATGTCGTTATCGAGGACTTTAGTGACCATTTTGAAGACATCCTGCATCTTGCCGTCGGCAGAGATAATATTGCTGAAGCTGTAAGTCTGGGTTACATTTTCTCTGACTTTCTCGAGTTCTTTTTCAAGGTCATAATTTTTGAGGGCATTTCTGATCGCAGGTTCAAGTCTTTGGGTATCAATCGGTTTCGGGAAATAGTCGTAAGCACCAATTCTGAGGGCTTCAAGCGCCACATCCACCCTTCCTTGTGCGGAAAGTATAATAACCGGAAGTTTTGAATCGAATTTTTTCACCTCTGCGAGGGCTTCAATTCCGCTGATTCCGGGAAGCATAATATCGAGAAGAATGAGATCAGGTTTCATCGAAAGTGAAGCGAGCATCTCTTCGGCATTATCAAAGGTTTTTACTTTGTAATTCCATTTTTCGCTAACCCAATAGGTGAGCAACCTTAAAATCGGTGCCTGGTCGTCGACAACAAATATCAATTTATCCATTGTTGGAATACCTCTTAGGATTTAGTTGTAATTTGATGATTACCGTGGTTCCGTTGTTTTCTTCACTTTTCAGATTAATATATCCTTTGTGCAGATCTATTATTTGCTTCACGAGGGCGAGTCCGAGTCCTGAACCCGGCAGCGAGTTGTCAGTTCTCGAGACCTTATAGAATTTTTGGAAGATATAAGGTAAATCTTTTTTAGGAATCCCGACTCCGGTATCGCTGATTATGGCTTCCAGTTCATTTTTTCTTAACCGGACAAAAATTGTGATTCTGCCGCCGGGATTGGTAAACTTAACAGCATTACTGATAATGTTTTCGAAAACCTGTGTCAATCTTTCTTTGTCAGCATTTATTATCACAGGAACATCGGGATATTCCTCAAGAATGGTGATGGATTTTTCATCGGCATTTTTTCTGAACTCAGACACTGCCTCGGTAATGAGGTCGATCGGGTCGAAATCAGATTTGTCAAGCACTACCTTCCCGCCCTCAAGTTTTGAGATATCAAGAACATCGTTTATCAGATCAGCAAGCCGTTTAGATTCGGTAAGAATGATTTTGTTGAAGTCGATTCTTACTGATTCCGGCATATCGGTATCAGAGTCGATGGTTTCGGAAAAACCGATGATGGAAGCGAGAGGTGTTCTAAGTTCGTGTGAGATGTTGGCGACGAATTCACTTTTAAGATGATTCAGTTCCTCGAGTACGGAGATTCTTTGTTTTACACGATCCCGTTCAATGGAGATAATCCGGTTGGCTTCGATGAGCTTATTGTTAAGGTCATTCATCATCTCATGATCATGGATTCGGGATGTTACATTTCGACCGATACCCACAATCCCGTCGAACCGGTTTTTTTGTGAGTAAACGGGGCGGGCATTAATTTCAAAAGTGAGCCTTTTCCCGAACTTAGTGATGAATGCAGCCTCGAAAGTTACAAGTTTGGAAGCCTTCAGCAGTTCCTTGAAGGAAATGGCGATCACTTTCCGTTCCGGTTCATCGATGAAAGAGATGAAATGCTTCCCGATCATTTCTTCAGGGAGAAACTCAAGAGAGAGCGCCCCGAGTGCATTTACGGAGGAGAAACCCCCCGTCTGGTCGAGGACAAAAATAAGGTCATCAGCGGTTTCGAAGAGTATTCTTAATTTTTCTTCGGAGCTTCGGAGTTTACCTATCAGTTCCTTGTCATCTGTAACATCAACGATCAGGTTTGAGATTCCGGTAATCCTGCCTCCTGAGGTGACAGTATGAACAAAGTGTCTTACATACTTAAGTTGCTGGTCGTCGGAGTAAATTCTGTAGTTAATTGAAGAAGTGTCGCCCTGTAGAGCACCTCTTAATTTAAGTTTGAAT harbors:
- a CDS encoding PAS domain-containing sensor histidine kinase — translated: MPANAENSKISTSPKPALTLLLEVNEDKGAKIVYSEGKVSQRAEEIINSQAASVKDFKTFSSLIQKLEKELKFVSSRINSVDDLKTPGAAFYEVEFSAVTGQYSGSQSGTKTAVPGDLQQMNVAPRLTGFSRTLSFHVDTPNSRITELTGDIDWFFSPGFKPENISATALMRKVHPADFRQFKLKLRGALQGDTSSINYRIYSDDQQLKYVRHFVHTVTSGGRITGISNLIVDVTDDKELIGKLRSSEEKLRILFETADDLIFVLDQTGGFSSVNALGALSLEFLPEEMIGKHFISFIDEPERKVIAISFKELLKASKLVTFEAAFITKFGKRLTFEINARPVYSQKNRFDGIVGIGRNVTSRIHDHEMMNDLNNKLIEANRIISIERDRVKQRISVLEELNHLKSEFVANISHELRTPLASIIGFSETIDSDTDMPESVRIDFNKIILTESKRLADLINDVLDISKLEGGKVVLDKSDFDPIDLITEAVSEFRKNADEKSITILEEYPDVPVIINADKERLTQVFENIISNAVKFTNPGGRITIFVRLRKNELEAIISDTGVGIPKKDLPYIFQKFYKVSRTDNSLPGSGLGLALVKQIIDLHKGYINLKSEENNGTTVIIKLQLNPKRYSNNG